Proteins from one Telopea speciosissima isolate NSW1024214 ecotype Mountain lineage chromosome 1, Tspe_v1, whole genome shotgun sequence genomic window:
- the LOC122651702 gene encoding calcineurin B-like protein 4 isoform X1 → MGCYSSKHSRKTPGYEEPTVLAAETPFTVSEVEALYELFKKLSGSITNDGLIHKEELQLALFRNSSKRNLFADRIFDLFDLKRNGVIEFGEFVRSLGVFHPNAPEADKIAFAFRLYDLRHTGYIEREELKEMVLALLHESDLILSDDFVETIVDKTFSDADSKGDGRIDQEEWKEFVARNPALLKNMTLPYLKDIH, encoded by the exons ATGGGCTGCTACAGCTCGAAGCACTCTAGAAAAACGCCTGGATATGAAGAGCCTACAGTTCTTGCTGCTGAAACACCAT TCACTGTGAGTGAAGTTGAGGCTTTATATGAGCTATTCAAGAAACTAAGTGGTTCAATAACCAACGATGGGCTTATCCACAAG GAAGAATTGCAGCTTGCTCTCTTTAGAAACAGTAGCAAACGGAACCTATTTGCAGACAGG ATATTTGATTTGTTTGATCTCAAGCGCAATGGCGTTATTGAATTTGGAGAATTTGTTCGGTCGTTAGGTGTCTTCCACCCAAATGCTCCGGAGGCAGACAAAATTGCTT TTGCATTTAGATTGTACGATCTAAGGCACACTGGCTACATTGAGCGTGAGGAG CTTAAGGAGATGGTATTAGCTCTTTTACATGAGTCTGATCTGATTCTTTCAGATGATTTTGTTGAAACAATTGTCGATAAG ACATTCAGCGACGCTGATTCAAAAGGTGATGGGAGGATCGATCAAGAAGAGTGGAAAGAATTTGTTGCACGGAATCCTGCTTTATTAAAGAATATGACTCTACCATACTTAAA